The Syntrophorhabdaceae bacterium sequence CCATCATTTTTTATTGCCTTGCATATTATTTCTTTTGTAATGGTCTGATTGACTGCCTCAATAACCCTTATATAATCTCTGCCTTTCTCTGCCTTGGTTATAAAATCTTGTGCAGTAAATCTTCTGTATTTAATAGTATTTTTTACATGGTTCGGATACACGTATGGTGTTATCTTTTTCTGGAATAGACCATCTGAGAATACCATCTCACCGTTCACCATAACCTTTGCTATGGAGAGGTTTTCAAGATCCTTTAAAAAGATTATATCAGCATACCTCAGTGGTGCAATGGCACCTAAAAATCTCAGTCTATGATATTCTGCAGGGTTTATGGTTGCCATTTTTATGGCATCAAAAAGAGAAAATCCACATTCTATGGCCTTTTTTACCACTGAATCCATATAGCCCTCATTGTCAAGCATTACTGCATCGAATACATCCGATACAAGGATGAGGCGCCTCTTATCTATACCGGTATCAGCTATCTTTGACACCTCTTTGAGTTCCCTCCTCACCCAGCCCTCTCTTATCATGACATATACACCGTTTTTAATCTTCTCAAGGGCTTCATCAGGACTTACAGACTCATGGCAGGATGTTATCCCTGTAATGATATATTCTGATAATCTCTTGCCCCTTGCGCCAGATGAATGTCCATCAAGGGCTTTATTCAAGGAGATGGCAAGGGCAGCTTGATCCAGGATTCTATCCTTACCCTCAACAACACTGGTCCAGTAAGCCTCTCCTATGCCAAGGAAATCTTCTCTTTTTAATAGCCTTTTAAATTCTTTAAAGCTTATTCCCTTTGATTCTTCCATCTCAGGCATGGGAGGCGTCAATGGAGGCGCCACAAAATAGCACCTCAAAGGGTATCCTTTTGTGCTTTCTATAAAACTCTCCACGCCTTTTATACCACAGGCATTGGCTATCATGGCGCATTCAGTAATTACCGTTGTTGTGCCTCCCTTGATGGAGTAAGGGACAAACTCATAGAATGGATACATACTGTCAAGGTGTGTGTGGGCATCTATGAAACCAGGACATAGATACATACCATGGCCATCTATTATATATGTGTTATCCTTGGTTTGACCCCAGTCTTTTTCCACTGTGATGATAAAGCCGTCTTTTATGACTATATCCAATCCTTCATCTATAGTATCTGTAAATACATTTATAACATTTGCATCTTTTATCACCACATCAGGGGCTATTAAACCCTTCATGGTATTAAGGAGTGTTTTTAAAATATCGCCTGTCATGACTGATCTCCTTTCCTTAAATTATTATTTTTTCTATATCCAGCAGTCTTTTCTCTGCGTGAAATATCATATCTCCTTTGTTTTTTATCTCTACAGAGATACGGTCTTTATCCGTTGATTTACTGAAATGGTATATGATATTTGCTGCCAGAATGAATGCATCATTGTCATATTTCCCTTTTATTAGACCTATTGGTCCTGTAAAACCTGAGGGGGTAACAAGATTATACCCTTCTGACCAAAACATAGAGAGCATTTCATTCTCCATCTTGTTTCTCCCAATAATCACTTTGGTATTTTCGTCTAATCTAAAGTGTCTCCCTATACTCAATAGCTTTACATCTTTCATATTGAAATCTATGTCATGCTTGAATAGGTCTTTAAGCCTTCGGGAAAACACTGGTTCAGTGAGAAGACACCCACCTCCAGGACAGCCAAATTCCTTTAATCCAAATTCCTTAACAAGCTCATATTGGGTAGACCTTGACCTGCCTGAAATATTGAAAAGCTTAGATCTATCTATAATACCTTCCTGCTCAGGAATGGTCTCTGGAAAATATATTGCTGAAAGGGGCCTTAGAATAAGCCCTTTAAGTCCGCTTTCTTTTTCGATGATATTGATGGTATCCCTTCTCTGAGACATGGGTCTTTGACCAAGGACCTCTCCAGTAATCACAAAATCCGCTCCTTCTTCCTCCATAATGGCTTTAGCTATCTTCAGCATATATATCCTGCAGTCAATACATGGGTTCATGTTTTTACCATATCCATGTTTTGGATTTTTAATGATCTCAATGAAATCGAGGTCTTTTTCCTTTATTATCAATCTTATACCAAGCTCATCAGCGGACTTTAATGCCTGGACACCCCTTTCCTTCTCCCTTCTGCTTTTAAAAGGGGATGTAAAGTGAAGACCCACCACCTCTATGCCCTGGGACTTAATTATCCTTGTGGCAAGGACACTGTCAAGACCGCCTGATAGAAGAGATATAGCTTTTCTATTCATGTCTTTTTCTTATTCTTCTATGAAAATATTTTTTCATTTTTTTTAAAATATAAAGAATTTATCGACACAAATCTCACAGATTTACACCAGAGTAAGAGACATTTTTCAAATGTTTCTCTTTATGGCTTTTCTATGTCCCTGACCTCAAGGGTATTCATCATAATATCTGAATCTACCCCTGGAATTGGTGCAACAGGGTTTGTAAGGAGAAATGACCCTGATTTAATCCATTCTTTTAATATACCGGCAATCTCCCTTGCCTTGGAATAGCTTGATATGGGAAAGGTGGGAACCTCTGTGCCGTTCACATTTATCTTTCCTGATTTAAGCTGTGCATAGTTTACCTCGCAGAGGCTTACAGGATTTCTGTTGGGGTAATCATTTCCATAATCAACCACCTGTGCCCAATAGTCCTCATCGCTTCTTGATGTTAAGTATGCCATCTCTTCGTCTATGACAGGTATAGGGATGCCGAGACCTACAAACATTGTGGCTCCATAGCCTATAAAGCTTGCGCCTTTCAGATATTGAGGATTCATTTGTTTAGCATCACCAATGGTTGCCAGTGTTCCTCCGCCTGCCTTTGGTATACCCTCCGGGCTTCTCGGCACATGAGGATTGTGTTGCGTCCCGTTCCATGTTACATAGCCTATACCACCACCTAAAAATATCTTTGTCCCTATGCCTATGGTTCTGTATTTAGGGTCTTTCAGAAGAGGTGAAAGCTGGCCTGCACTACAGTAGTTTGCGCTGTGGAGATTAGGTTTTACTATACCCATATATGTGTATATTATTCTGTTTGTTAGGTTTACAGCCACATTATAATTTTGGTAGCTATTTCTGGGATTAAATAGATATGCCTCATTCACATTATTTTTGTTTATATAGGTCTCTATCTTTTTTCTTGGATAACAGTCTGTGCCATAGGCGGTTGCCACAAGCCTTATATCCTTTCCGCCTACAAATTCCTCAATAACATGACCGCCACCGTATTTGAAAGCACCAGGATAGACCATATTCCTGGGGTCCTCATCAGGCATGGCTGTGGCCCCTATATATATATCCACTGCTGCGAGTCCACAGTAAGCAGGGACGTCATTAAGAAGACATCTGCCACCACCTATCTTTATCCTTGGTTTAGAATGACCTACATTTAGGAACATACCGCTGCTACACATTGGTCCAAATGTCCCTGTGGTTACCACATCTACATAAACGGATGCCTTTTTTGTGCCCTTTTCCTTTGTTATCTCTATCATCTCTTCGGCAGTTACAATGATTGCCTTGCCTGATTTGATCTTCTCGTTTATTTCATCTATTGTCTTCAACTACTTACCTCCTTATAAAGTAAACAAAAAAGATTCTGCTGTTTTAGGTTCTTACAAAAACTGCAGGATATCTCGATTTTTGGAAACAATTTTATCACTACCTCAAGATAAAATCTATAAGAAATCTTTCATTAATGAAACTACTTGTTTAATATTTGTCATGTATGATATAACAGATAAAACGGAGAGATGTCCGAGAGGCCGAAGGAGCACGACTGGAAATCGTGTGTCCCGCCACAAAGTGGGACCGAGGGTTCAAATCCCTCTCTCTCCGCCATAGGCAAAGATTTAGATTATGCCAGGCCCTGCGCAACGTGGAGGTTGTAAACCC is a genomic window containing:
- a CDS encoding adenine deaminase C-terminal domain-containing protein produces the protein MTGDILKTLLNTMKGLIAPDVVIKDANVINVFTDTIDEGLDIVIKDGFIITVEKDWGQTKDNTYIIDGHGMYLCPGFIDAHTHLDSMYPFYEFVPYSIKGGTTTVITECAMIANACGIKGVESFIESTKGYPLRCYFVAPPLTPPMPEMEESKGISFKEFKRLLKREDFLGIGEAYWTSVVEGKDRILDQAALAISLNKALDGHSSGARGKRLSEYIITGITSCHESVSPDEALEKIKNGVYVMIREGWVRRELKEVSKIADTGIDKRRLILVSDVFDAVMLDNEGYMDSVVKKAIECGFSLFDAIKMATINPAEYHRLRFLGAIAPLRYADIIFLKDLENLSIAKVMVNGEMVFSDGLFQKKITPYVYPNHVKNTIKYRRFTAQDFITKAEKGRDYIRVIEAVNQTITKEIICKAIKNDGFLEKDLGQDIIPVAVINRNKTKQFGKGFIKGTGIKNGALATTIIWDTCNILTIGSSEDDMAVAVNRLIDIQGGTVLVRDGKVIYEFSMPAYGIMPISSMAEIKNKTIELEEKMKTIGSSFERPFLTIQTIPFTGLPFLRITDRGLADIKNKKLVSLFV
- a CDS encoding 7-cyano-7-deazaguanine synthase translates to MNRKAISLLSGGLDSVLATRIIKSQGIEVVGLHFTSPFKSRREKERGVQALKSADELGIRLIIKEKDLDFIEIIKNPKHGYGKNMNPCIDCRIYMLKIAKAIMEEEGADFVITGEVLGQRPMSQRRDTINIIEKESGLKGLILRPLSAIYFPETIPEQEGIIDRSKLFNISGRSRSTQYELVKEFGLKEFGCPGGGCLLTEPVFSRRLKDLFKHDIDFNMKDVKLLSIGRHFRLDENTKVIIGRNKMENEMLSMFWSEGYNLVTPSGFTGPIGLIKGKYDNDAFILAANIIYHFSKSTDKDRISVEIKNKGDMIFHAEKRLLDIEKIII
- a CDS encoding homocysteine biosynthesis protein; this encodes MKTIDEINEKIKSGKAIIVTAEEMIEITKEKGTKKASVYVDVVTTGTFGPMCSSGMFLNVGHSKPRIKIGGGRCLLNDVPAYCGLAAVDIYIGATAMPDEDPRNMVYPGAFKYGGGHVIEEFVGGKDIRLVATAYGTDCYPRKKIETYINKNNVNEAYLFNPRNSYQNYNVAVNLTNRIIYTYMGIVKPNLHSANYCSAGQLSPLLKDPKYRTIGIGTKIFLGGGIGYVTWNGTQHNPHVPRSPEGIPKAGGGTLATIGDAKQMNPQYLKGASFIGYGATMFVGLGIPIPVIDEEMAYLTSRSDEDYWAQVVDYGNDYPNRNPVSLCEVNYAQLKSGKINVNGTEVPTFPISSYSKAREIAGILKEWIKSGSFLLTNPVAPIPGVDSDIMMNTLEVRDIEKP